The segment ATTGCCTGATCGGCGGGCTGTGGGCGGTGGTGGTTACCGACACGCTGCAGTTCATGGTGATGTTTCCCTGCGCGATAATCACGATGTGGCTGGGAGTGAGCGCAATCGGCGGGGTGGACGTGCTGATGGCGAACGTGGCGACCTGGAATGTCCCTGACAGCGGCGTGTACATGAGCGGCGACGCCTGGAGCTACGGCTGGAAATTTATCATGGCCTACGGGGTGATGATGATTTTCGCCTCCAGCAGCGGGATCGCGGCCCAGCGCTATTTCTCGGTTAAAAAGGAGAAGCAGGCGCGCCAGGTGGCCCTGCTGACCATGATCCTGCTGGTTATCGCGCCGCTGGTCTGGCTGCTGCCGCCGGTCTGCGCACGGATCCTGGGCCTGGACCTGCAATTCGTCAGCGAGACCCTGAAGATGAACGCGCCGGAGGAGGCCGCCTACGTGGTGTTCTGCCTCAAGTATCTGCCGGTGGGCGCGATGGGGATTATCCTCTCGGCAATGCTGTCGGCAACGATGAGCAGCCTCAGCTCGAATTTCAACGCGTTCGCCGCTGTGATCACCGAGGACATAGTCAAGCAGCTCCTCTGGAAGAAAGCCAGCAGCAAGGCCCTGCTCGTGGTGGGCCGGGTCATGACCCTGGTGCTGGGTACGCTGGTGATCGCCGCGGCGGTGATCATGGCCGAACGTCCGGGCGGAGTGTTCCAGTTGATGCTCGATTTTTCGGGCGTGGTGATTATCCCGGCCGGCATCCCGATCGTGGTCGGCCTGTTTTACAAGCCGACACCCTGGTGGGCCGGTATCGCCAGCTACGTTTCAGGCGTCGCGGTCGGCCTGGCCGCGCTGTGGTACGACATGAGCATTACGATCGGCGGGGTCGAACTGCTCAGCGCGCCGCCCACGTTCGAGCAGCAGGTGTTCACAATCGGCACGCTGAGCGCGCTGGTGTATTTCATACCCGGCATGCTAGTCAAAATACGCGGCAGCTACGCCCAGCGGCTGGACGCATTCTTCACCAAGCTGGCCACGCCGATATCTGACGCCGAGGTGGGCGACAGCGAGACCACCGATGTGAGCAGCTACCGGATCACGGGCTGGACCACGGTGGGCATGGGTGCGGCGGTCAGCGGACTGGCCCTGCTGGACCTGCCGATTTCGGGCCGGATGATCAACCTCAGTGTCGGGCTGCTGATGGCCGCGTTCGGGCTGGCGCTGATCTGGATGTGCCGGGCGGGGATCAAACGAGCGCGGCATGGAACACAGATCTGAGTCTCTGCTTGCTGTGCAAGGCGGCTGCGATGCAATAAAAAAGCCGGAGTGGTAAAACCATACCCCGGCTTTTTTTATTTTTCTATCCTGACCGGGCGCACTCATCCGGTCAATTCGCTCAACTGCTCCCGCAGGAACGCCAGGTCATCGGCCAGCCGGGATTCGGTGTAGTCCTTGAAATACTCCAGGTACAACGGGCCGTCGTAACCCAGTTCCATCAGTCCGGCCAGCAGGGGCATCCACATGTGCGCCCCCTCGCGCAGCGGACCGGTATCGGCCTCGTCGCGGAACCAGTGGCAATGGACGAAGGCCAGCCGGGAGAACACCCGCTGGAGGTCCTCGACATTGCCCGGCACACTGCGCCGGTTTTCCTCCAGCATCTGGAAGTAGGTGTAGATGTTGTCGTGGCCTGCTCTCTCGAGCACGCTCATAACTTCCCCGGCCCCGCAGGTAG is part of the Candidatus Glassbacteria bacterium genome and harbors:
- a CDS encoding sugar phosphate isomerase/epimerase → MPPGTPQKRLREVATLCREAGIALPSYGSYHGVFNDDPADFSAQLDIAEGLGCGTIRVWSGHWGDPGELSEMTVEQVELLVQRTARVAEMGAGRGIRVGFEYHTHTPTCGAGEVMSVLERAGHDNIYTYFQMLEENRRSVPGNVEDLQRVFSRLAFVHCHWFRDEADTGPLREGAHMWMPLLAGLMELGYDGPLYLEYFKDYTESRLADDLAFLREQLSELTG